DNA from Candidatus Omnitrophota bacterium:
GGGCGAAGGGATGTTGTTGGCCCGCTTGCTAAATCTGGATCGGATTAAGATCAGCGTAGGAGCGCCGGAACGTTACGCCGACGCCGTCTCTCGCGAGAGCATAGCCCAGGTTTTTATCGAGGCGTTGGGCGACAAGCGCGAAGCCAAGATCGAACGCGTCGCCTATGGCGCCAATTCACAAACGAATACGTTCGAAGTGCTTTTAACGATGGACAATCCCGACCATCGCATCCGTCCGGGAATGATCGTGAAAGCGCGGCTGACGGTGAAGCGCGTTCCCGACGCCTTGCTGATTCCCTTGTTTTCTTTGGTGAAAAAAGCCAGCGGGATGAACGTGTTCGTGGAAAAGGACGGCCTGGTGGAAGCGCGGCCGGTGCGCATGGGAGCAATTGACGGGGATCGCGTTGAAATTTTGGAAGGAATTCAACCGAATGAGCGCATCGTAGTCATCGGCCATAAAGACCTGGCGGATGGCCAAAGGGTCAATGTCGTGGAAGCCGTAACAACCCTATCCGGCATCGGCGCGAAAGAGGCGGCGCAATGAGTCTATCGGAATTTTCCATTCGTCACAGCGTAACTGTTGTTGTCTTCATCATTATTCTGGTTATTGCGGGTATATATGCTTATACCGTTCTCCCGCGGGAATCGTTTCCCGATATCACCATCCCCAACATCATTATCACTACGGCCTACGAGGGCGTCGCTCCTTCGGACATAGAGAGCCAGATCACCAGCCAGATCGAAAAGAAGGTAACTTCCGTCAGCAATGTAAAGGAAATCCGGTCCTATTCTTCGGAAGGGATGTCGACGATCGTCGTGGAGTTCAATTCCGGCATCGATATTGACACGGCGTTGCAAAAAGTCCGCGATAAAGTGGATCAGGCTAAGAGCGATCTTCCCAACGATTTGGAAGACGATCCTATAGTGGACGAGATCAACTTTTCCGAATTTCCCATTATGTCGGTTATCATCTACGGTCCGATCGGTCTTGTGCGCCTGAAAGAGATCGCCGACGATCTGGCGGACGAATTCGAAACCGTCAACGGCGTATTGGAAGCGCGAGTGACGGGAGGGATCGAACGCGAAATTCGCGTGGTTTACGATCCGGAACGGCTCGCCGCCTATCAAATCGCGGTTACGGACATCATGAACGCCGTCCGGCAGAATAATCTGAATACGCCCGGCGGCAAGATGGATGTCGGAGTCGGAAATTACGTCGTGAAGATTCCCGGCGAATTCGACAATCCCGCAGAAGCGAAGCGCCTAATTGTTACAACGAATAACAACTATCCCGTTTATATCACCGACGTAGCCCGGCTTCAGGATGGCTATGAGGAGCCGGAAACCAAAGCGCGCTTCAACCGCAAAGACGCCGTCGCCATCGACGTTGTCAAGCGCAGCGGGGAAAATATCATCGCCATATCGGATAAAGTCAAAGAGATCATCCAGCAATACGAAACAACTTTGCCCAAGGGAACCCAAATCTCTTTGGTCAACGATCAGTCGAAAGACATCCGCATGATGGTATCCGATTTGGAGAATAATATCTTGTCCGGCCTTATCTTGGTATTGGCCGTCGTTTTGGTCTCGATGGGATTTCGCAATGCGCTGTTAGTCGCTTGTTCGATTCCCTTTTCCATGTTTATCGCCTTTTTCACGCTTTATCTGATGGGATATACGCTGAATATGGTGGTGCTCTTTTCCCTGGTTTTAGCGGTGGGCATGTTGGTGGATAACGCCATCGTCATCGTGGAAAACATCTATCGCCACCGTCAGGAAGGCCGAGACCGGATCACAGCGGCAATGATGGGATCGAGAGAAGTGATGTGGCCGGTAACGACCAGCACTTTGACCACGTTGGCCGCATTTTACCCCATGATCTATTGGCCGGGCGTTACCGGCGAATTTATGGCTTATCTTCCGGTAACGGTTATTATCGCGCTTTCGGCGTCATTATTCGTCGCATTAGTCATCAATCCTACTTTATGTTCCATTTTTTTACGTTCAACCGGCAAGCCGCCTGGCGTTCATCCCAGCCGATTGTTTCGGGGATATAGAGCCGTAATATCCTGGGCGGTGGACAATCCCGGTTTTCTATTGCTGAGCATGGCGCTTCTGATGATTTTCATTTTTTCGGCGTATGGCCGCTTCGGCTACGGCGTAGAATTTTTCCCGGACATCGATCCCAAACGCGCTTACGTCGAAATCAAAATGCCTAAGGGAACCAATCTGGACGAAACGGACGCCATGGCGGAGCGAATCGAACCGGAATGCGTAGAATATCCCGACGTGCGCAGCCTGGTCACCAATGTCGGCACGACGGGATTCGGCGCCGATTCTTTCGTATCCGGCGGAAGGACATCCTCAGATATCGCGCGGATCATTCTCGAATTCAAAGATATGGAAGACCGTTCGATTCCCTCCACGCAAATTCTGAAAGAGTTGCGGGAAACGCTGGCTCCCATCTACCAGGCGGATCTCGAGATCAAGAAAGAAGACGAAGGACCGCCGACGGGTTCGCCCGTCAATATCGAACTTACCGGCGAAAGTTACGAAGTGCTGGAACCGATTATGCGGAGCATCAAAGAGAAGATCAAAGGCATCCCCGGCCTCGTCAATCTGAAGGACGACTACGTCATCGCCAAACCGGAGATTGAAATCAAGGTCGATAAAGAACGGGCGGCTTTGTTTGGACTCTCCACAGCCATGATCGCCACGAACATAAAAACGGCGATTCGCGGCATTGAAGCCGGAGTCTATCGCGATGGCAACGACGAATACGATATTATCGTGCAATTGCCGCTGGAGCGCCGCAAAAGTTTGGATGCTCTGAACAATTTAATGATCGCTAACCTCGCGGGCAAGTACGTCCCAATCAGCTCGGTAGCGGATATCCGGCTTTCCGCCGGTTTGGGAACCATCGTCCGCTCCGATCAAAAGCGCGTGATTACCATCGACGGCGATGTGGAAGGACGGCTGGGCAACGATGTGCTTGCCGATGTGCAAAAGACGCTGGCGGGAATAGAATTGCCCCGCGGTTACAAGATTAACTATCGCGGCGAAAGCGAAGACCAGGAAGAAGCCAAGTCCTTTCTCTCGGAAGCCTTCATATCGGCGTTGATGTTAATCGCGCTCATTCTCGTAACGGAATTCAATTCGATTTTCAAGCCGTTGATTATTTTATCCTCGGTCATTCTTTCCACGATAGGCGTGTTTATTGGATTACTAGCAACTCATATGCCGTTCGGCATTATCATGACCGGCATCGGAGTCATCAGCCTGGCGGGCGTCGTCGTCAACAATGCCATCGTTTTGCTGGATTATATAGGCCAACTGCGCGAACGAGGCGTCGAACCCCGCGAATCGCTGATCCAGGCGGGAATCATTCGCTTCCGCCCGGTGATTTTAACCGCCGTTACCACCATACTGGGTCTTATTCCTATGGCCTTGGGAATCAGTTACGATTTTCGCAATATGGAATGGCAGATCGGAAGCGAATCTGCGCAATGGTGGGGGCCAATGGCGGTAGCCGTCATCTTCGGCTTGGCGTTCGCCACCATATTAACCCTCGTTGTAGTACCCGCTATGGTATCCTTGGGCGACAAAACCGCCGCGGCGATTCATTTCGTAAAATCCCGATTTGCAAAAAGAAAAGAAGCGCCAGAACCTGTTTCATGAAAGAAAGCGTTTATCCAATGTTTCTCACCGGTTCCGCGCCATGGCTGCTTGAAAAACAAGAATGAAGCAATAGAATCAGAACGTTGAATTAAAATAACAAAATCCATTCCAAAAGAAAACCCGGAAAAATTTAAGCGCCGGTAGCTCAATTGGACAGAGCTCCTGACTTCGGATCAGGCGGTTGGAGGTTCGAGTCCTCTCCGGCGCGAGTTGATTTTAATAGACTTACGTCAAGTTAGCCCCGCCCTTAAAATCGCTTGAGTCAACCATGAGTCAACGGCAGAGACTAAACTGAGCTTGAAAAACCGGCTTGCGGAAACTTGCGGAAATATATTTTCAAAGCCGATAAGCCGGGCTATTCCATCATGCCATGACGAACGGCATAGAAGCCGCCTTCCTTGCCCCGTATTGAAAGATTCCTGCCTGTTCGATCTAATCCCCCCATCCTCTCTATCCGTTAAGCTGCAATGCCTTTGTGAAAATTACTAAAATCCATTACATAAAAGCAATATTTGATGACAAAAAACAATGCTGCTGTTCTCCCAACCATTCACTTTATTTTATAAAGTACTTTGCTTATCGAATTCCAACCGATG
Protein-coding regions in this window:
- a CDS encoding efflux RND transporter permease subunit; the protein is MSLSEFSIRHSVTVVVFIIILVIAGIYAYTVLPRESFPDITIPNIIITTAYEGVAPSDIESQITSQIEKKVTSVSNVKEIRSYSSEGMSTIVVEFNSGIDIDTALQKVRDKVDQAKSDLPNDLEDDPIVDEINFSEFPIMSVIIYGPIGLVRLKEIADDLADEFETVNGVLEARVTGGIEREIRVVYDPERLAAYQIAVTDIMNAVRQNNLNTPGGKMDVGVGNYVVKIPGEFDNPAEAKRLIVTTNNNYPVYITDVARLQDGYEEPETKARFNRKDAVAIDVVKRSGENIIAISDKVKEIIQQYETTLPKGTQISLVNDQSKDIRMMVSDLENNILSGLILVLAVVLVSMGFRNALLVACSIPFSMFIAFFTLYLMGYTLNMVVLFSLVLAVGMLVDNAIVIVENIYRHRQEGRDRITAAMMGSREVMWPVTTSTLTTLAAFYPMIYWPGVTGEFMAYLPVTVIIALSASLFVALVINPTLCSIFLRSTGKPPGVHPSRLFRGYRAVISWAVDNPGFLLLSMALLMIFIFSAYGRFGYGVEFFPDIDPKRAYVEIKMPKGTNLDETDAMAERIEPECVEYPDVRSLVTNVGTTGFGADSFVSGGRTSSDIARIILEFKDMEDRSIPSTQILKELRETLAPIYQADLEIKKEDEGPPTGSPVNIELTGESYEVLEPIMRSIKEKIKGIPGLVNLKDDYVIAKPEIEIKVDKERAALFGLSTAMIATNIKTAIRGIEAGVYRDGNDEYDIIVQLPLERRKSLDALNNLMIANLAGKYVPISSVADIRLSAGLGTIVRSDQKRVITIDGDVEGRLGNDVLADVQKTLAGIELPRGYKINYRGESEDQEEAKSFLSEAFISALMLIALILVTEFNSIFKPLIILSSVILSTIGVFIGLLATHMPFGIIMTGIGVISLAGVVVNNAIVLLDYIGQLRERGVEPRESLIQAGIIRFRPVILTAVTTILGLIPMALGISYDFRNMEWQIGSESAQWWGPMAVAVIFGLAFATILTLVVVPAMVSLGDKTAAAIHFVKSRFAKRKEAPEPVS